Sequence from the Amphiprion ocellaris isolate individual 3 ecotype Okinawa chromosome 1, ASM2253959v1, whole genome shotgun sequence genome:
TTCAGCACCGGCGACCTCAACTTCTTCGACGACCTGGACGCCCGGCTGCTGCACGCCGGCCTGCTGAAGTCCGAGGACCACCTTCACCACCACGTCCCCAttgctgaggaggaggaagaggaggaggaccagCATGTGAGGGCCCCCGGGGGCCTCCACCAGGCGGGCCACTGCCTGCTGTGGGCCTGCAAAGCCTGCAAGAGGAAGACGACCCACGCAGACCGGAGGAAGGCGGCGACGATGAGGGAGAGGCGGCGGCTCAGTAAAGTCAACGACGCCTTCGAGACCCTCAAACGCTGCACGGCCTCCAACCCCAACCAGAGGCTGCCCAAAGTGGAGATCCTACGCAACGCCATCTCCTACATCGAGTCCCTGCAGGCGCTGCTGAGGGCCGGACGAGACGACGGCTTCTACCCCCCGCTGGAGCACTACAGCGGGGAGTCGGACGCCTCCAGCCCCGGATCCAACTGCTCTGAGGGAATGGTGAGTTCAGGAGCAGCTGAACAGTTAACAGCAGGAATGCAAGGAATCAGCTGTTTGTGACCGCAGTGATTCAGTCTGATGAATTTAAACCTCAGAATGGAAATGTTTTGGACCCAAACATGACGTAAACACTTGTCCAAATGCTGTTTTAGAGACATATTAACACTTTTAACCTAACACAGCTGTAATTTGTTTCAAAAAAGACCTTTCAGACTTAATATAGGAAAAAAGCAAACCGCTAtggtttgctttttttccctacattaaatctgaaatgtcttttttttttttttacctgtattcatttgttttaaaaacttatcAGCAGTTTTGAGCAGCTGCAAATCTGTGTGACCTCACAGGAAATATTAGTCCTTGATCTAATACATGCTAACAACATGCTATAATGTAAAATTAAGAGTTGCATAGGTTTAATTAATAAAGCTTTTTACAGACTGAAGGTTTAAAATCTCAACCATGTGGATCAAACTCTTCAGGATTCTAATTCACTCCTAAATAAATCGAGCTGCAACAGATAGTTGAGGGGTTTTGTTTGATTCGCTGTTATTGactttgggtgttttttgtttccagATGGATTTTATTTCTCCATGTTCAGCCAGAAGTGAAAACAGTGACGCCTCCTTCTGcagtcagacagcagacggTGAGTTCTTTAGTCCTGTCACAACTTTAATATGagaagtttttattttactacaaGTTGTTTCGCTTTCTTTTTATGGaaagtttctgtttctgcttcagGTTTTGCCAGCGGTCTTTAGTAAGACCAGTTTATCCTCTGAAATGGCTTTaatcttctcaaacgtgatgaTTTTCCTCATTAATAAAACTAATTTATCCTTTAAATATGACTACATTTAACATAATTTAGGACTCCTTTATGAGCATAGCTTATGGAGTTTCACCCTTAATATAACACATCTGCTTTCgctttttattctaatttaaaGTGGGCCTCTTTACTAAAAATAATATGATACATTTGTTCTTTATTATAACTTGCCTCTTATTCGATTTAGCAGATGCTGCTGCAAACCAAACAACATCATGCCTACTCTTCAACCAgcagatagatatagatagatacttGAAGATGAGTTAAATGAGCCTAAATGATTTGTAAGTCAGCGTAAAAAGCCATTATTTGCAGGTTATTAAATCATTTCAACCTGGATATTTTAAACTGACAGCAAACATCTGTGCATATTATGAATGTATCAGCTGGTAATTgtagcacagtgactactgagGACAATAACAGATGAGTTATCCTCCAAAATGCAGCCTCATCAATGGCATCTTTGACACATCATTTAATTGCGAGTAAATCTtcagtaaaatgttaaatatatataatactaATATAATAGCATATATGCTTTACAGCACCATTCAAAAGAtatgggtcacttagaaatgcccaaagttttgacagaaaagcagtttttttttcattgaagataacattaaattaatcataaatccagtgtagacattgttaatgtggtaaatgactattctagctggaaacggatgatttttaatggaatatctccatagaggtacagaggaacatttccagcaaccatcactcctgtgttctaatgctacattgtgttagctaatggtgttgaaaggctcattgatgattagaaaacccttgtgcagttatgttagtacatggataaagtgtgagttttcatggaaaacatgaaattgtctgggtggacccaaacttttgaacagtagtgtaggtaaactttaactcatttagagcaactttaaggAATGTAGAGACACTTTAACTTATTTTGAGCAAATTTAAAttatatggagcaactttaactccttcagagcaactttaataatatctactttagctaatatagaacaactttaactaatataaagcagctttaattaatatagagcaactttaactcctatgaagcaactttaattcatgtacactaccgttcaaaagtttacgatattttcatgtaaattttcaagtaaaactacatttatttaaaaaaagtttaagctttttttgcagtaaaatatggaatcaagcaattttttttaatccataacATCAACAGTATAATTACATTCCTTTACTGTGAGTGAAGAAAACGTTTTACCGTAATCTTACAGTAGCGTTCTGGCGACTGCAGCTGCCAgaattttaccaaaaaaaataacttttttttttcttacagtgtaCTCTaatcagaaaacccttgtgcaattatgttagaacatgaaattgtctgggtgaccccagatttttgaacggtagtgtacatttctaagaaaaaaaaaacagagccaaAGActaatttttcctgtttcttctcTAAAGATGGCAGCAGCAGTAAGACGTCGCTCATTTCCAGTTTGGACTGTTTGTCCAGCATCGTGGAGCGGATCAGCACCGACCCAGCTGTGGCCCCCATCGGAGACAGCGTGGTCCCCCGAGGCCCCGGATCCCCTCACAGCAGCCCTGCAGTCTCCAGTCCACCTGCTGAACCCAACAGCGTCTATGAGCCGCACTGAGGCCGACGGAGGCGAGGACTCAAATTCCACAAAGACAGACTTAAGCCTCCATTTTGACGGAGGGGAGCGCAGGTGGCACcgtgaaaaaaaacactgtaatatTCCTGTTTTGTACAGTAAGTCACTGAAGTGAGACTTACGATTGTTCATAATAACCCCCTTTCTCCGAAAGTTTGAGTCCAGTTTCTTCAGGTTTTCTCCTCCTGGATGAACTGAAGGTAGCAGAATTCTACCAGAGGACCTTTTCCAGACTGATTTCTGCTGATAATAACTGAGGACCACTTGGTGCTGCCTGTAATAAGAGCTGACTgttcataaaatgtaaaacaatacaTTCATGTTTCTATATTATTTATGAGTTCATGAGATtttaataaagaaatatttatatTGTGACTTCTCCTCTCCTAATCACTCCATGGTTTTTATCAGTAATTATGTAAAAACCTGCAATAACTGATTTTTTAGGCCTTTTAGGGGCACCTCACTGACCTTTTAACTCAACATAACAGCTGCGTATTTACAAATCCAGCCATTGCAGAGCAATTTAATCCTTCAAAGTCATGCTTGTGTCCCCTTTATCAATTTATGTCCAATATTAActctttttgctctgtttttggtctccaccagctgctGAGGAAAATATCTGCTGCATTACCTCGTCTCTTACtgtgtttatctgctgtttgACTTTGAACAGTGGATATTTAGAGCTTTTTCTACTAATACTACACCAAAGttgcagaggaaaaacattaaaatgagcCATAGAGCTTACGGAAACTCCTGTATTTTGATAATAATCctttatgtgtttgtttctaTAGACGACCTCTTTCATTTTACACTGTAATTTTATCCATTAGTAGCACAAAAATGTTAATTACAGCAGctgtaaagtgtctttaaagtttctttttaaactgcagtggtgaaaatgatgtttttaagaGGCTAAATATGGGTGGATTTGGTTAAATATGTGTTCAACAAGATAAACTCATTTCATTTACAGCTTTTGCTAAAGCTCATGTAAAATGAACTgctcttgaaaaaaaaagcgGAATAACAATATACCAGCAGAGTTATTTGTAATGtgctaaaaaaattaaaaaaaaaaaaaaccaacactgAAATATTAACAAATAGTGAATGAGCTTAAAGTTTTCTATTTTCCAGTAAAATTATTGTCACAAGTAACATAAATGTTTCAGAAGCCATCAGGTTTCGACTCTTATCAAATAATATGATCATATAAAACAAgaataatgtaattaaaatagCATAACgttattaaaacaataaaatattttactgaaGGTTAACTGCAGTGATCATCTTAAgttttttgggtgattttttttcagaattattcCCTTCAGATGCAGATTTAAACAATATAAGTCCAGTTATCTTACATTTAGTTTCTTGTGTTGGATTTCTGAAGAACTATTATTTCACAAGACgctatttaattaaaaatggatTTCTCGATAAGAATGTGGACATACAGAGACGAATAGATCAATAATTTTATTGTCTGAACTGTCACACTTTCTTTACACAAACGcagtcatatttttgtttttcatttacttatttattctaaattcatcctgaaaccGTTTCACTCAGGCGCTGAGGCGTCCAGTTGACGATCCGGAGCTGTGGGTGTCTCTGGGGGGTCTGAGCCGCTGCTGTGGCCGACGGAAAGCGCCTCCTGCTCGGCCCGACCGGCACCGAGGAGCCGCTCACTTCCTGCGGCGAGAGGCGGCTCCCTTCTTGCTGCTGCAGAGCGCCAAACGCAAACAACAGAGTCAGATCTGCATAGTGAGACTTTTAGAACATCACATGCACCATCACCAAGTAACCTGACTGTCTTTTAGGTctacagcgccccctgctgccAGGGTGTATACTGCATCCTGTGTACTACTATTGGATGCATGTGGCaaagtctctttttttgtattttgcagtcTGCAGATGCAGTCGAGTCACATTCTCGGATTGCCCATTACTGAACCAGAAGAAAACTATCTGGCACTGTAGATTTACaccattaaaatacaaacatatgAAATTTAATTACACCTAAATAAATAACCTAAAGCAGAGGTGTctaactcattttagttcaggaaCTTAATTTAATCTCAAGTgagccggaccagtaaaatcacagcataataacctataattAACCACAATaacaattttttcctttgttttagtgcaaaaaagatacgttctgaaaatgttcccatttaaggaattgtctttttacaaaacatcatgaacaacctgaaattacttgagaaaaataagttcagtttcaaaaacatcaagtctcagtttatcatttacacattaaaacctacagatcagtttatctacaaaggcacaaaacattcataaaATGATTTATCTATTTGTCATCACTAtaacatttaatgatttttattgtttttgaccCTCAAAGAAGTCAAAGTCACCACATTCTTACTGTACTAACAGATTCATGTCTGCGTAACATGAGTAATCGAATCTTTACTTACTGTTTCTGCAGCTCATCGATGCGGTTTCTGAGGGAGATCACCTGAAAAGCAGACAGGTATTGAAGCAGATGTCTCACCTGTACACAGCCTACAACCCTAAACACACACTTTACCcccttttgttttctctttttcctccctgactCACAGAATCAGCTTGTTCCGGCTCGTCACTATAATCTGTAACATGATTATACTAAGAGAACGTCAACAAAGTTAGATGCACTGCTGGTTACAACTGAACTAccagaggaaaacacaaaaaactaaaatctccT
This genomic interval carries:
- the LOC111581022 gene encoding myoblast determination protein 1 homolog produces the protein MDLSDFPFPLSSADDLYDPCFSTGDLNFFDDLDARLLHAGLLKSEDHLHHHVPIAEEEEEEEDQHVRAPGGLHQAGHCLLWACKACKRKTTHADRRKAATMRERRRLSKVNDAFETLKRCTASNPNQRLPKVEILRNAISYIESLQALLRAGRDDGFYPPLEHYSGESDASSPGSNCSEGMMDFISPCSARSENSDASFCSQTADDGSSSKTSLISSLDCLSSIVERISTDPAVAPIGDSVVPRGPGSPHSSPAVSSPPAEPNSVYEPH